A stretch of the Chlorobiota bacterium genome encodes the following:
- a CDS encoding hypoxanthine phosphoribosyltransferase: MLSSVNFKDIIKINDKQFELFILENTILKRIKELSDIIKLEVCKDTIFVCVLKGGFTFFYNLINQLNIIDLKFDFVSVSSYNGKLENGTNVIKSIDLSTLDYEKKNVIIIEDIIDTGNTINFLKNYYTSKKINSLKIATLIFKPKYNLNIVKPDFIGFEIENEFIIGFGMDYLEEGRSLKEIYKLKS, encoded by the coding sequence ATGTTATCGTCAGTTAACTTTAAGGATATTATAAAAATAAATGATAAACAATTTGAGTTATTTATATTAGAGAATACAATTCTAAAAAGAATAAAAGAATTATCTGATATAATTAAGTTAGAAGTATGTAAAGATACAATTTTTGTTTGTGTTTTAAAAGGTGGATTCACTTTTTTTTATAATTTGATCAATCAGTTAAATATTATTGATTTAAAATTTGATTTTGTTTCGGTTTCAAGTTATAACGGTAAATTAGAAAATGGAACAAATGTTATTAAATCAATTGATTTAAGTACATTGGATTATGAAAAAAAGAATGTAATAATTATTGAAGATATTATCGATACTGGTAACACTATCAATTTTTTAAAAAACTATTATACCTCAAAAAAAATAAACTCTTTGAAAATTGCTACCCTTATTTTTAAGCCTAAATACAATTTAAATATTGTTAAACCAGATTTTATTGGTTTTGAAATTGAGAATGAATTTATAATTGGTTTTGGAATGGATTATTTAGAAGAAGGCAGAAGTTTGAAAGAAATATATAAGTTAAAGAGTTAA